One Caretta caretta isolate rCarCar2 chromosome 8, rCarCar1.hap1, whole genome shotgun sequence DNA window includes the following coding sequences:
- the LOC125640749 gene encoding 14 kDa phosphohistidine phosphatase-like, with translation MAGQLESVPAVEIDPDGTFKYILVRVQRAGGAEHRDVVRGTAAAEFHNHIFEKVNPEMEKLGFECKCLGGGKIDHNSKDKKMRVFGLSTGYGKADHAVTVEILKKVYQDYKITWSDDKK, from the exons ATGGCCGGGCAGCTAGAGTCGGTGCCCGCAGTGGAGATCGATCCGGACGGCACGTTCAAATACATCCTGGTGCGGGTGCAGCGCGCGGGGGGAGCCGAGCACCGGGACGTCGTCCGGGGCACCGCGGCCGCCGAGTTCCACA atcatatatttgaaaaagtaaacCCTGAAATGGAAAAGTTGGGCTTTGAATGCAAGTGCCTTGGAGGAGGAAAAATTGACCATAATAGCAAAGACAAGAAAATGCGGGTATTTGGTCTTTCCACA GGATATGGTAAAGCAGATCATGCAGTGACCGTAGAAATACTGAAAAAAGTATACCAAGACTATAAAATCACTTGGTCAGATGACAAGAAATGA